The Drosophila innubila isolate TH190305 chromosome 3R unlocalized genomic scaffold, UK_Dinn_1.0 2_E_3R, whole genome shotgun sequence genome has a segment encoding these proteins:
- the LOC117790324 gene encoding arrestin domain-containing protein 17 gives MGLKGCEVLLDNPWNTYYAGQTVNGQVKITFDSPKKVRGIIIRFLGESNTGWTEERNVTKGEGKTENEITHFKGNEEYFKIQYYLLGGKNSSETELPAGTHTYPFTCALPATLPSSFEGEFGHVRYTIKVTLDRPWKFDQDMKMAFTVIAPVDLNLNPRVKEPFKLELEKSFCCFCCRSGPLTIITRIPQTGYVSGQMLPITCEVDNTSNVNLTAVKFELRKLVTFRVNQPHSEKRESKVIIAQVSIGPVNAGESRTFTEQMEIPALPPTNLVNCGIISLDYDLHVECDVSGPHRNLTGKVPITLGTIPLAVMRLQSDDPSMAPTQPVSPVSPPGDAGLGGALGWNVADSAGGSIYPNIPPPQFVETQYRTPNITNRDDSEHTQIIGDGAFAPRYPTFQFKNATAPASSP, from the exons ATGGGACTTAAAGGCTGCGAGGTGCTACTGGATAATCCATGGAACACTTACTACGCTGGACAAACAGTCAACGGGCAAGTCAAAATTACTTTTGATTCTCCGAAAAAAGTGCGAG GCATTATCATACGATTCTTGGGCGAATCAAACACTGGATGGACCGAGGAGCGCAACGTAACGAAAGGTGAAGGCAAGACTGAAAACGAGATCACACATTTTAAGGGAAATGAGGAGTATTTTAAGATACAATATTATCTACTTGGCGGCAAGAACA GTTCAGAAACCGAGCTGCCAGCAGGGACTCACACGTATCCGTTTACGTGTGCCTTGCCCGCCACTTTGCCGTCATCATTTGAGGGAGAATTTGGTCATGTGCGCTATACGATCAAAGTAACCCTGGATAGGCCATGGAAATTCGATCAGGATATGAAAATGGCCTTTACGGTCATAGCACCTGTTGACTTGAATCTCAATCCACGTGTCAAGGAGCCATTTAAGCTAGAATTGGAAAAgtcattttgttgcttttgttgtcgttCGGGGCCGCTCACTATCATTACACGCATTCCTCAAACTGGTTATGTTTCGGGCCAAATGTTGCCCATAACCTGTGAGGTTGACAACACAAGTAATGTGAATCTCACCGCggttaaatttgaattacgTAAACTTGTCACGTTCCGCGTTAATCAACCACACAGTGAAAAACGCGAGTCCAAAGTTATAATTGCACAAGTGAGCATTGGACCCGTAAATGCCGGAGAATCTCGTACATTTACGGAGCAAATGGAAATACCTGCACTACCTCCAACTAATTTAGTCAACTGTGGCATCATTTCACTGGACTATGATTTGCATGTGGAGTGCGATGTTAGTGGACCACATCGTAATCTCACTGGTAAAGTGCCAATTACCTTGGGCACAATACCGTTAGCTGTTATGAGGCTACAATCGGATGATCCTTCAATGGCACCCACACAGCCAGTTAGTCCAGTCAGTCCGCCTGGCGATGCTGGGTTAGGTGGGGCTCTTGGCTGGAATGTCGCCGATAGTGCAGGCGGCTCAATCTACCCCAATATAC CGCCACCTCAATTCGTTGAAACGCAATATCGAACGCCTAACATAACCAATCGCGATGATTCGGAACACACCCAGATTATTGGAGATGGTGCATTTGCTCCGCGTTATCcaacttttcaatttaagaATGCTACAGCTCCAGCTTCCAGTccttaa
- the LOC117790001 gene encoding uncharacterized protein LOC117790001 isoform X3 gives MSLFRKPKKIQRRVFSSNADDDDNATPMEVDGVLETPPPPIISLSGKRDKDKNKKTIKQSDDNGKPKALLSFADDEDDGEVFQVRKSSHSKKVMRMLDKERRKKKREERAEHTGHSGHMGFENGSTPQHLESSSAIASGAGTAISSRYKSTSIANDNASVQSKSKKCDNDMIQTEIRTDDFVVSLWSRSQKPLMLF, from the exons ATGTCGTTGTTTCGTAAACCTAAGAAAATACAGCGGCGCGTGTTCTCCAGTAATGCGGACGACGATGACAACGCGACACCCATGGAGGTAGATGGTGTCTTAGAAACACCCCCTCCGCCCATAATTTCACTATCCGGCAAGagagataaagataaaaataagaaaactatTAAACAATCCGATGACAACGGCAAGCCGAAGGCATTGCTAAGTTTTGCTGACGATG AGGACGATGGGGAAGTGTTTCAAGTGCGTAAATCATCGCACAGCAAGAAAGTCATGCGAATGCTGGACAAGGAGCGACGTAAGAAGAAGCGCGAAGAGCGAGCGGAGCACACTGGACACAGCGGACACATGGGTTTTGAGAATGGTAGTACTCCACAGCATTTAGAGTCGTCCAGTGCTATTGCTTCGGGTGCTGGTACTGCCATTTCTAGTAGATATAAAAGTACGTCGATAGCGAACGACAATGCGAGCGTACagagtaaaagtaaaaagtgTGATAATGATATGATCCAAACCGAAATACGCACAGACGACTTTGTGGTAag CTTGTGGTCAAGAAGTCAGAAACCCCTGATGTTGTTTTAA